ATGGGAAGATTGTGGACTTCGTCTTTGATCAAAACGCGAACCACGTGGTGCAGAAGGTCGTCGAGGTATGCCCTTCGGGCGCGCAGTTTGTGGTGGACGCCTTCATTCCGTCCCTGGGTGACCTGGCCTGCCACGCCTACGGCTgtcgcgtgctgcagcgcaccttCGAGAAGTGCCACGACGTGGCGGGGGTGCAGATTCGTCCGCTCATGGAGGCCGTGCTGAGCCGTGTGAACGAGTTCACGGTGCACCAATACGGTAACTATGTCGTGCAGCACGCCATGCTCAATGCGCCCGAGGATCTGCGCCACCGCTTTGTGGTGCAGCTGACGCCGCAGCTATATGCGCTGTCGTGCAGCAAGTTCGCCAGCAACGTCGCCGAGCGCATtgtgacgacggcgaccgAGGAGGAACGTGACGCCATCATCAAAGAGCTGAAGAAGCCCCTGAGCGACTTTCAGGGCGGCAACTACCTAGTGAACATGATGCAGGACACCTACGCAAACTACGTTGTGCAGCGCTTCTTTGAGGCCGTCTCGCCCACGCAGCGCGAGGTTATCAGCGAGCTTGTGCAGCCCCACATCGGCACCATCAATCAGTCCGTCTACGGCCGCCACTTGCTGCGCAAGATGGTGTCGAACAACATTCTAACGAACACCTTCCTCCTCAGTCAAGGCATCGATGTTAGCGGCCCCGAGTACGGCGGGAACGCGAACAACAgcggccaccgcagcggcggccaccgaAACACCGCTAACGGCAccaacggcagcgacaacCGCCACAACGGCGGTGGCTCTACATCATACGCCAACCGAAATGGCAATGGCCGCGACAACCGTCCAGGCGGTGGtgtgggcagcagcagcggcggcaacaacaacggcagcggcggtcgtGCAGGTCGTGGCGGGCGTGGCGgtaacaacaacaacaacagcagcaacaacagtAACAACCAGCACAGCGACGGCAAAAACAACGCCATGCGAAGCAACGGTGGCGGCAATCCAAACAGCATGCTAGTCTtacagccgcagctgcagctgcagcagccgatCATGACCGGGTACATGCCCATGCCGCAGCAGTATCCGTATGGAACCCCCTACGGCATTCCTCAActgcagcaacaacagccccaggcgccgcagccggcgtACATTTAccccgccgcagccgccgctccgcAGCTGTatcagccgcagcaggcgtACATTCCGCAGATAGCGCCTAGCGGCTTTGGCGCATTCGCTGGTGCCGCGACCTTCtcggcgccgatgccgtcTCAGCAGCAGGCAGGCAACTATTCTCTCCGGTATGGTACCTCGATGCAGCAGTCGACGCCGACGTCCCAACcactgcagccgccgtctcagcagcaacagcagcctactcgccgtggcggtgcacaGTCTCCGCAGGTGTACGTGAACGGCGGCTACAACGGCGCAGGccaggcgcaccagcagcagccgtcgccgAACAGCACCCTTTTCCCTGCgtctcagcagcagcagcagcagcagcagacgttTCAGGCGAACAGTGACCTCGCCGACGCCACCCTTGCGAGAGGCAAGGGTGGCTGCTCAGGGAAGGGAAAAACTGGCGCtggcgcgagcagcgccagccACGCTAACGCGACAAGCAGTGACAAGGCTTGTGCCCTTCTCACCaacagcaccaccagcaacCAGCAGCAAGCCGGCTACGGCAACCAGCGCACCCCGCAACAGGAGATGGGCTACTAGGACGGCTGCTGgcggtctctctctttctggtCTTGTTCCTGCATTCTTGTGCTCTCTGCCTCGGTTAACAGGGCCTCGG
This DNA window, taken from Leishmania major strain Friedlin complete genome, chromosome 18, encodes the following:
- the PUF2 gene encoding putative pumilio protein 2, which encodes MASNWTAASGAHLRVEDIDWGSTGGDDMFTSNADDLLVSDPRAVRRAETAPMVLTIMGTGGSLCVGGFEEVNPDEEYRYTEDYHQLYYSKNPRDPRMLPPLTRRRHHLVREARAPGAFAVSSGDKQSVPSTNGAVGDRIENGENDCNTAAAATADAAPEATEHLSSQALVKLYVDTFRPDWDYAQIKSHVCTFSRDQDGSRLVQRLLEKPENIVSIFNEVIEEFGELATDVFGNYVLQKMFDVVPKAENDANALQEIKEAKMLDRLTAKVRGHLLEYSVQTYGCRVMQKAVENMRAADRNAIIRELDGKIVDFVFDQNANHVVQKVVEVCPSGAQFVVDAFIPSLGDLACHAYGCRVLQRTFEKCHDVAGVQIRPLMEAVLSRVNEFTVHQYGNYVVQHAMLNAPEDLRHRFVVQLTPQLYALSCSKFASNVAERIVTTATEEERDAIIKELKKPLSDFQGGNYLVNMMQDTYANYVVQRFFEAVSPTQREVISELVQPHIGTINQSVYGRHLLRKMVSNNILTNTFLLSQGIDVSGPEYGGNANNSGHRSGGHRNTANGTNGSDNRHNGGGSTSYANRNGNGRDNRPGGGVGSSSGGNNNGSGGRAGRGGRGGNNNNNSSNNSNNQHSDGKNNAMRSNGGGNPNSMLVLQPQLQLQQPIMTGYMPMPQQYPYGTPYGIPQLQQQQPQAPQPAYIYPAAAAAPQLYQPQQAYIPQIAPSGFGAFAGAATFSAPMPSQQQAGNYSLRYGTSMQQSTPTSQPLQPPSQQQQQPTRRGGAQSPQVYVNGGYNGAGQAHQQQPSPNSTLFPASQQQQQQQQTFQANSDLADATLARGKGGCSGKGKTGAGASSASHANATSSDKACALLTNSTTSNQQQAGYGNQRTPQQEMGY